CCCTGTTTTTCTTACTCGTCTTTTATTTCGATCCCGCTCCCCGAACGACGGCCCTTGCCGAGCACAAGGCGCATCATGCGAACAAAACGCGGAAAGGCAAACCGGACAGCGATTTCAACCCCTGGTCCGCCTACAGGGATCGATCGGAGTCGGACAGAGCCCTCATAGACCTGACGCTCGCCAAAGAATTGGAATTCATCGACAGGGAGGCGCCTCTGCCTGTCGCCAACGGGGCGTCTCATGATTTCGATCCGGAAGCGGAGGATTCCTGGTACCGCTCCCCAACGGCGCGCGACCTCGCTCGGGCGATGGTGAGCTACCAGTCGCCGGCCGGGGGCTGGAACAAGAACCTGCCCTATCATGAGGGGCCACGCCAGCCAGGCCAGGCCTTCGGCCGCAATAGCAACTACACCGCCACCTTCGACAACGGAGCGACCATTTCCGAAATCCGATTCCTGGCTCGCTTCCATCGGCTCAACGGCTCCGAAGCCGCTCGAGACGCGGTCGAATCGGGACTGAGATACGTCCTCCGATCCCAGTATCCAAGCGGCGGCTGGCCGCAGGTCTACCCGCTCGCAGGCTCCTATCACGACGCCATGACCTTCAACGATGGCGCCATGACGAATATCGCCGAGCTGCTGGTCGATATCGAATCGGGGCACCAGGACTTCCACTGGCTGGATCATGATCTTGAGACCGCTTTGAGCCAATCGCGAAACAGAGCCATCGACGTCATCCTGGCTTCCCAGATAAAGCAGAACGAGGTCCTCTCTGGCTGGTGCCAGCAGCACGACCCGGTAACGCTCGCCCCGGCCTCCGCCCGGGCTTACGAGATGATCAGTCTATCGAGCAAGGAAAGCTCCCAGATCCTCGACCTCCTCATCTCCCTGCCCGACCCAACTCCCGAGATCCTCGACAGCATTCGCGGAGTGGCGAGCTGGCTGAATAAGGTGCGGTTCGATGACATTTCCGTCAGGCGCGAGGCAAACGGCGACCGCATCGTGGTCGATCAGCCCGGCGAACGCCCGATCTGGGCGCGCTTCTACGAAATCGAAACCAACCGCCCGCTCTTCGGGGATCGAGACGGCTCCCTTCACTACAAGCTCGAGGAAATCTCCTTCGAACGACGCAGAGGCTACGCCTGGTACATGAGCGATCCGGCCTCCACTCTGAATCGATACGAAAAATGGAAAGCGAAACGAGAAAAGCAGCTTGCCACGACTCCTTAAAACGGCGCTTCCGAGCTCGCCTTGAAGCGATGCAGGCCGCCTGCGTGCGTGTAGCTTAGCTCCGTACCCACGCAATGGAGACAAAGCCGTTTGATCTGTTTCGACTTGGCCACAAGCTTGTTGCGCTTGAAATCGCCATAGGTTCGGTCTCCGACGATCGGCAGTCCACGCTTGGAGCTTTGAATACGCAGCTGATGAGTTCGCCCCGTGACCGGCATCAGGGTCAGTCGCGACATCAATGGCATGCCGGGAAGCGATTCGGCCTTGACCAGTTTCGTTTCCGCCTGCAGGCCCGATCCAGACGACGCTCTCACTCCACCTTCCGCCTTGCGAACGCTCAACCGGTCCTTCCAAATGGGAGACCCGCGTCTTGGAATCCCGAATACAAGGGCACAATAGGTCTTCCTGACCTGCTTTCGTTCGAAGGCCAATAGGACCGCCGACGCCACCGCTTCGTCCAGAGCCAGCAAAACAATGCCAGAAGTCGCCGAATCGAGACGGTTCAACAAATAGACATGCCGTTCCACTTGCCCCTCTTCGTCCACGATCTCGTAGCGCTCCG
This region of Pelagicoccus sp. SDUM812003 genomic DNA includes:
- a CDS encoding pseudouridine synthase encodes the protein MDFSDIASRLPWTRGVRVLRCDGNGLMAIEKPEGTLSHPNRKGDRSRSLLNANYEEEAERYEIVDEEGQVERHVYLLNRLDSATSGIVLLALDEAVASAVLLAFERKQVRKTYCALVFGIPRRGSPIWKDRLSVRKAEGGVRASSGSGLQAETKLVKAESLPGMPLMSRLTLMPVTGRTHQLRIQSSKRGLPIVGDRTYGDFKRNKLVAKSKQIKRLCLHCVGTELSYTHAGGLHRFKASSEAPF
- the pelA gene encoding pectate lyase, with product MRFLTRFSLFFLLVFYFDPAPRTTALAEHKAHHANKTRKGKPDSDFNPWSAYRDRSESDRALIDLTLAKELEFIDREAPLPVANGASHDFDPEAEDSWYRSPTARDLARAMVSYQSPAGGWNKNLPYHEGPRQPGQAFGRNSNYTATFDNGATISEIRFLARFHRLNGSEAARDAVESGLRYVLRSQYPSGGWPQVYPLAGSYHDAMTFNDGAMTNIAELLVDIESGHQDFHWLDHDLETALSQSRNRAIDVILASQIKQNEVLSGWCQQHDPVTLAPASARAYEMISLSSKESSQILDLLISLPDPTPEILDSIRGVASWLNKVRFDDISVRREANGDRIVVDQPGERPIWARFYEIETNRPLFGDRDGSLHYKLEEISFERRRGYAWYMSDPASTLNRYEKWKAKREKQLATTP